The Thalassotalea piscium sequence AATCTAACATCACACCGATATTGCTTATAATCGCAAGACTGATCAGAAAGATAATTATGCCGACAAACGTTGTTGCTTTTTTACGCTCGACATCATGGCGCTCTACAATGTATGACACAGGGCCTTCAAGCATTGATATAGAAGAAGTAAGGGCAGCAATAGACATTAGAACGAAAAATGCGAAACCAACAAATAAGCCACCTGAACCCATCGTATTAAATAGTGCAGGTAAGACAGTAAATACTAACCCTGAGCCAGATATTAAACTACCGTCTTCAGCAAATATTGCAACGCCTTGCGCCTGAGCAACATACATAGCAGGTATAATTAACAAGCCCGCTAGAAAAGCGATAGATACATCAATTAAGGTAACTTGAGCACCCAAAGTTACTAAATTTTCCTTTTTAGAAATATAAGAGCCATAAATAACCATCACACTGGTGCCTAATGATAATGAAAAGAACGCCTGTCCTAATGCGCTAATCAATAAACCAGGTTCTAATACTCTTGAAATGTCAGGGCTAAGATAAGCAAGCAAGCCTTCATCGGCACCTTCTAAGGTAAAAACATAGGCAATTAACAATATTAATAACGTAATTAACATTGGCATTAAACGTTTTGACCATTTTTCTATACCATCTTCAACGCCTCGACGTATGATAAAAATGGTTAAAAACATAAATAGACCAGTAAATAAAATATTACGTGGTAAAGATTGAGTGATCACCCATTCAGCACCGCTGTTAATACCTGTAATTGTTAAAACAGGTTCAATCGCATAAGACATCATCCAACCTGCAATGATGCCATAAAAGCTTAATATTAATGCGGCACAAACAATACCTGAAAAACCGACAAAGAAAGCAAAGCGCTTATGAAACAGGGTGCGTGACATTTTTTGTAACGATGTGACCGCATTCGCTTGACCATAGCGGCCAATCAATAACTCAGCCATAAAAGCAGGATACGCTAACGTAAATGCTAGAAACAAATACACTAAAACAAATGCCGCACCGCCATTACTTGCCGTTTGCGTAGGGAAGCCCCAAATATTCCCCAAACCCACTGCAGAACCCGCTGCAGCCATAATAAATCCTAAACGAGAGCTAAACTCTCCTCTTGAAACAGCCATTACATCCATCTTTATTATTATAAATTCGCTTTAATCTACTCAAACTAGAAGCAAAAAAACAGTGTTTTGTGCTAACTCGCCACTTTTATAAGTTAAAAGATTGCGGATTTTGTAAAGATGCTGTTACCTAACACCTTTAACAATTTAATTTCAGAGTGCTTGAATAGAGATTAAGTTAAGTATTATCAACAATTAAAACGAATAAATATGTGTATATTGAGAATAATCGATGACGACTTTTGCTTTATGAGTAAAGTAACTTCACCTGCGGTATTTTGTCGCAGTTTTAATGTTTCTCATTTGAATTTGGATAAGCTATGCAATAATACACTAGCAGTTTAATTAATGCTCTAAGTAGGTTAACTGCTCAACTCCACCCTTATAATGTTTTGTGTTATTTTGTGCCTGTTATATTTTTTGTGTAACAGGCTTTTTTTGTAATTTACGCTGTAGCGTTCTACGGTGCATAGATAACTGACGAGCGGTGGCTGAAATATTACCTTTGTTAACTTTTAACACCTGTTGAATATGCTGCCATTCCACTTGCTCTGCCGATAAAATAGTTTCGTCAATAGTATGAGTTTCGATAGGTAAAGAGCTACCATCAAGTAAAGTAGACAAAAGCGTTTGTGTATCAACTGGCTTAGCCAAATAATTATCAGCGCCGAGTTTAATAGCATCCACCGCTGTTGCAATACTGGCAAATCCTGTCAACAACACAATTTTAGCACTAGGTAACAAGCTGCGGATCGGTTTAATTAATGCTAAACCACTTTCATTTTCAAGCTTCATATCTAATAAAACATATTGTGGAATATGTCGGTGGCACGCTAATAAGGCATCACTTACATTAAAGCAGTTATAAACCTCAAAACCATGTTGTTCCAAGCGTCTTTTCATTGTTTTTGCTAATGCCACATCATCTTCTACTATTAATAATTTTTTCATTTTCCCTCCTACTTTACACAGCATGATAATTACCTTTAAGGTAAAACCAAAGGTAAACTAACGGTGGCAATTGCACCTTTTTCACCATGGTTAGTTAATATCAACTCTCCTCCTAATCTTTCAAAACTGGAATGACTTAAAAGTACTGCCATGCCGAACCCTTGCTCACTAACAATTGGCTGAACACCAAGCTGAGCGAGCTTTTCTTGGCTGAAGCCTTTGCCAAAATCTCTTATCTCTAAGTATAAATTACTATCATCATGATGAGTTTTAATTTCTATATGCTGGCTGTAATTGGCTTGTGTCGCTCTAATTGCATTATTTACAATGTTAATAATTGCAGGTAATAAAGAACTATTCGCCTGGACCTTTTTATCATCACCCTCATCACACTCCAACGTAGTTAAAAGTAACTCAGGATGATTTAATGCAATATAATCTTTGATGTCTGAAGAGATTTTTGTCGCCGAAATTAAATATGTATTCTGCTCCTTAATATCAAACACCATCTGTCTGAAAGTATTTAAACTATCAGTACAGCGCTGCAGCTCTGTCTGCAAGTCATTGATCAACTCTGATGAAGGATTATCCTCTTTTAACTCGTCAACTATCATACATGCTGTTGATATTGGTGTTGCCAGCTGATGTGTTACTTGCGCAGATGCCACCCCTAAAGAAATGATTTTTTCTTGCTTAAGCTGTTCTTCTCGATATTGAGCAATGGCTTTATCTTTCACACGGTTATTAATCGCCATTCTGCCTACCACCAATGCAACTACCAATGCAGAGAACAAAAAGTTTATCCACATAGCAATAAAATGCCCTTCCATGTTGCCATGCATAACGCTCATTGGCATTAACCATAACTGTACCGAGTAACTAGCAATCGCCAAAAAGGCAACAAAAAACAAACGAGGAGCAGATAGTGTTACAGCTGATATGGCAATAGGTATTAGTAGTAAAGAGACAAAGGCATTAGTCGCTCCGCCACTAAAGCTTAATAACGCAGAAAGAAAAACAATATCTGCAATAACTTGCCATGAAAGCGCCTGCTTAGTGACATGTTGTTTTTTTCTGAAGTACCAATAACTAATAAAAGTGAAAACTATCTCACAAAAAATAACGACCATCAGCTCAAACCATGGCAAATGATAATGCAGCGCAAAGTGAACAAATAAAAGCAATATTATTTGAATTATTATAGCGATGGTACGTAACGACAGCACCATAAAAATAGGAGTTAATTTAGAGGAATGTAACGGCATATAGTTTAGTGGCATCTTGCTTATTACTTGTTGTTTGAAATAACAGTGTATTAATTTAATAACAAAAATAATATGACTTAAAACATAGAAACAAAAGAAAGTTAAAACTTAATAGACACTATTACACAAGCAAAATACAATACAACAATCTGTTACACCCAATGAATAGCAACTGACAAGGATCGAAAATGAAAACTGAACAAATCACACTAGGTGCAGGTTGTTTTTGGTGTGTTGAAACAATATTTGCACGTTTAAAAGGTGTAAACAAAGTAATTAGTGGTTACGCTGATGGTGATATAGAAGATCCAACATACGAGCAGGTTTGTACAGGAACAACCAATCATGCAGAAGTAGTGCAAATAAGCTATGACCCACACGTTATTTCTTTTGAGAAATTACTTACTGTCTTTTTTGCTATTCATGACCCAACCACATTAAATCGCCAAGGTGGTGACATAGGAACACAATACCGCTCAACCGTAATTTTTCATACTGATGAGCAGCGTGCTGCAACAATAAACAAAATAGAAGCGCTAGAACAGAGTGGTGAGTTTGAACAAAAAATTGTAACCACTGTGGTACCTTTTTCACATTTTTATAGTGCTGAAAGTTATCACCAAGATTACTTTACTAATAACACCGATAACCAATATTGCCAGTTAGTTGTTGCCAAAAAAGTACAAAAATTCCTTAGCAACTTTTCACACTTATTAAAAGATGAAAAATAACTTTAAACCCTAGGGCTCTAGGGTTTAAGCTCTAATACATCATTGAAAATAATTTACGTCGATATTTTGAAGCTAGCGGATCACCTTCTGGTAATGCTTTAAGTACATCGAGTAATAAATGTTTACTTTCACCTTCATCTGCATTTTTTTGCACAAGTGAAAAAAGAATCACCAAGGCTTCTTCATTTCGATTTACCTGGCTGTATTGTGTAGCCAGTTGCTTCTGCAATTCTATGTTATCGGGAGTTTTTGCTAACTGCTCTTCTAATGCTTTTATTTCTGGCGAGTCTGCGGCTTGCATTGCTAATTCAAGCTTTGCAAGTACTGCTTGATAGTCACTGTCTTGATCTATCATTTTAATACTCGCGATTAACGACTCTGCTTCATCTAGTTTTCCCACCAAGATCGAACATTCAGCGAGTATTAACTTAATATCTGCACGATCATTCGCTAACTGATAGGCTTTGTGAGCATTAGTGTATGCTTCATTAATTTGCTCTTGAGCGAGCAGTTCCTTTGCTTCTTTAAATAAAGTATCTTCAGCCTTAGGTAGATATTTTTCTAAAAAAGCGTCAATAGTTTCATCTGTCTGCGGGCCAGAAAGTCCATCTATGGGTTGGCCATCTTGCACTAAAACCGCCGTTGGTAAAGATTGTAAACCAAATTGAGCCGCTATTTGCTGCTGCGTTAAACAGTCAACAGTTGTTAATAAAATAGTATCTGAATATTGTGCAAGTTTTTGGGTAAGTTTATCCCTTAACTCTACACTTTCAGGCACTTGTTCAGCCCAAAAGTCAACTAAAACTAACGTGGTTTTAGATCGTTCAAGTATTACATCTTGAAAATTTTCTAACGTTATTGCTATTGGATAATCTGTCACTGTTGTTTCCACTTTTTTGTCTTCACGATTACCTGATCCTGTCATCTTTAGCAGATCAAATATATGCTTAAGTAATATTGATTTTGGGACTATTACTACTTATGCAAGGGTTTGTGTACTTTAATTAAATTTTTATTTTTAGAACTAATAAGGCTATAGTTGGTTTATCTTTATAATAAGTTTAAAAAAGTGTGCCAAATTTAGGTTATAGGGCTATCGAGTACTCAGTTTATAGCAGAGAATAAAATAAAAAAGAAACAGCCCCTAGAAAATAAATTATATTGTGAGGAAAAGTGCGAAAGACGTTGAAAGTATTATTACTAATATCGAGTAGTTTAATTCCAATATTTACTTATGCCGTACAACCAACAACGGTAAAGTATTGTGTAGATCCCGACTGGGCACCTTACGAGTCAATTGTAGACCAAAAACATGTTGGTATATCTAAAGTTTTTGTTGATTTAATCGCGGCAAAGTCGCAGATAAACTTTATTTTAGTGCCAACCACATCTTGGGGGCAAACGTTAAAGTATACCCAAACAGGTCAGTGCGATTTAATCCCCTTATTAAACGCTAGTGCAGAACGTGAAAAGTT is a genomic window containing:
- a CDS encoding sodium-dependent transporter — protein: MAVSRGEFSSRLGFIMAAAGSAVGLGNIWGFPTQTASNGGAAFVLVYLFLAFTLAYPAFMAELLIGRYGQANAVTSLQKMSRTLFHKRFAFFVGFSGIVCAALILSFYGIIAGWMMSYAIEPVLTITGINSGAEWVITQSLPRNILFTGLFMFLTIFIIRRGVEDGIEKWSKRLMPMLITLLILLIAYVFTLEGADEGLLAYLSPDISRVLEPGLLISALGQAFFSLSLGTSVMVIYGSYISKKENLVTLGAQVTLIDVSIAFLAGLLIIPAMYVAQAQGVAIFAEDGSLISGSGLVFTVLPALFNTMGSGGLFVGFAFFVLMSIAALTSSISMLEGPVSYIVERHDVERKKATTFVGIIIFLISLAIISNIGVMLDFVAILATQYGQPIIAMLCCIFVGWIWHRNEILQEIQQGNEHVGSSFFWKIWPWYTKFVCPTAIAIVFIHSL
- a CDS encoding response regulator transcription factor, whose translation is MKKLLIVEDDVALAKTMKRRLEQHGFEVYNCFNVSDALLACHRHIPQYVLLDMKLENESGLALIKPIRSLLPSAKIVLLTGFASIATAVDAIKLGADNYLAKPVDTQTLLSTLLDGSSLPIETHTIDETILSAEQVEWQHIQQVLKVNKGNISATARQLSMHRRTLQRKLQKKPVTQKI
- a CDS encoding sensor histidine kinase produces the protein MPLNYMPLHSSKLTPIFMVLSLRTIAIIIQIILLLFVHFALHYHLPWFELMVVIFCEIVFTFISYWYFRKKQHVTKQALSWQVIADIVFLSALLSFSGGATNAFVSLLLIPIAISAVTLSAPRLFFVAFLAIASYSVQLWLMPMSVMHGNMEGHFIAMWINFLFSALVVALVVGRMAINNRVKDKAIAQYREEQLKQEKIISLGVASAQVTHQLATPISTACMIVDELKEDNPSSELINDLQTELQRCTDSLNTFRQMVFDIKEQNTYLISATKISSDIKDYIALNHPELLLTTLECDEGDDKKVQANSSLLPAIINIVNNAIRATQANYSQHIEIKTHHDDSNLYLEIRDFGKGFSQEKLAQLGVQPIVSEQGFGMAVLLSHSSFERLGGELILTNHGEKGAIATVSLPLVLP
- the msrA gene encoding peptide-methionine (S)-S-oxide reductase MsrA, with protein sequence MKTEQITLGAGCFWCVETIFARLKGVNKVISGYADGDIEDPTYEQVCTGTTNHAEVVQISYDPHVISFEKLLTVFFAIHDPTTLNRQGGDIGTQYRSTVIFHTDEQRAATINKIEALEQSGEFEQKIVTTVVPFSHFYSAESYHQDYFTNNTDNQYCQLVVAKKVQKFLSNFSHLLKDEK
- a CDS encoding tetratricopeptide repeat protein, with protein sequence MTDYPIAITLENFQDVILERSKTTLVLVDFWAEQVPESVELRDKLTQKLAQYSDTILLTTVDCLTQQQIAAQFGLQSLPTAVLVQDGQPIDGLSGPQTDETIDAFLEKYLPKAEDTLFKEAKELLAQEQINEAYTNAHKAYQLANDRADIKLILAECSILVGKLDEAESLIASIKMIDQDSDYQAVLAKLELAMQAADSPEIKALEEQLAKTPDNIELQKQLATQYSQVNRNEEALVILFSLVQKNADEGESKHLLLDVLKALPEGDPLASKYRRKLFSMMY